In Myxococcus stipitatus, the following are encoded in one genomic region:
- a CDS encoding FAD-dependent monooxygenase, with translation MKVLIVGGGIGGFALGAALSRRGVVADIVERRSSYGDEGAGIVLGPNVMAVMKGLDLHEDIITSGRQVAVARITDASGGVLQESAYAVPQLPLPATALHRSQLLRILRSGSPAPRLEVTVSSLKNGAEGVEVEFSDGTKDRYDVVVGADGIRSTVREFVCGAEVTSRYSGYTCWRVIVDGHFEDAVVEMWGRGRRVGVVPIGAGQSYVFLTLNAPRRAPPAWKDLAELRALYADFGGPARGALAALERVDGVLHNDIEDCSAPRWWRSGVVLLGDAAHAVTPNLGQGAGLAIEDAAALAQLLTTMGPTDAALARYESLRRPRAEWIRDQSWTLGKVAQWEGGFARGLRNLMMRWTPQSATRSALEKMVLDMPGVPVG, from the coding sequence GTGAAAGTGTTGATTGTGGGAGGTGGCATCGGCGGGTTCGCGCTGGGGGCCGCCCTGTCGCGACGAGGCGTCGTGGCCGACATCGTCGAGCGGCGTTCGTCCTACGGCGACGAGGGCGCTGGCATCGTGCTCGGGCCCAACGTGATGGCGGTGATGAAGGGGCTCGATCTCCACGAGGACATCATCACGTCGGGTCGTCAGGTCGCGGTCGCCCGAATCACGGACGCGTCCGGCGGCGTCCTCCAGGAGTCCGCCTACGCGGTGCCACAGTTGCCGCTGCCCGCGACGGCGCTCCATCGCAGCCAGTTGCTTCGGATTCTGCGTTCCGGGTCACCGGCTCCGCGTCTCGAGGTGACGGTCTCGAGCTTGAAGAATGGAGCGGAGGGTGTGGAGGTCGAGTTCTCCGACGGTACGAAGGACCGATACGACGTCGTGGTGGGCGCTGATGGCATTCGCTCCACGGTGAGGGAGTTCGTCTGCGGCGCCGAGGTGACTTCACGCTACTCCGGCTACACCTGCTGGCGTGTCATCGTCGACGGTCACTTCGAGGACGCCGTGGTCGAGATGTGGGGCCGGGGCCGGCGCGTGGGCGTGGTCCCGATTGGAGCGGGCCAGTCCTATGTATTCCTCACCCTCAATGCCCCACGCCGCGCGCCTCCGGCGTGGAAGGACCTCGCGGAGCTTCGGGCCCTCTATGCGGACTTTGGAGGCCCGGCCCGGGGCGCGCTCGCCGCGCTCGAGCGGGTCGACGGGGTGTTGCACAACGACATCGAGGACTGTTCGGCGCCGCGCTGGTGGAGGTCGGGTGTCGTGCTGCTCGGTGACGCCGCGCACGCGGTGACGCCGAACCTGGGGCAGGGGGCGGGGCTCGCTATCGAGGATGCCGCGGCGCTTGCCCAGCTCCTCACGACGATGGGCCCCACGGATGCGGCGCTGGCCCGCTATGAGAGCCTCCGTCGCCCGCGCGCCGAGTGGATTCGCGACCAGTCGTGGACCCTCGGAAAGGTCGCGCAGTGGGAGGGTGGCTTCGCACGAGGCCTCCGCAACCTGATGATGCGGTGGACGCCCCAGTCGGCGACTCGCTCGGCGCTCGAGAAGATGGTCCTCGATATGCCGGGTGTTCCTGTCGGCTGA
- a CDS encoding helix-turn-helix domain-containing protein, giving the protein MSLRERAKADKWERIRAAAKRLFSERGYDSTTVRAIAEEAGVATGTVLVYGATKDALLHEIWREEVMPLLEKAVSSVPAGPFVDRCMHLFTPLLTHYASQRELARVVVKELPWLTGAAEEAQRPALARFVSALARIVDEAKAKGELRSSLERELAAELVFAVYHSAVLRMLSPLKNASLSEARETLRDGLVALLTGLGSRRSS; this is encoded by the coding sequence ATGTCCCTCCGAGAACGAGCGAAGGCAGACAAGTGGGAGCGCATCCGGGCCGCGGCGAAGCGGCTGTTTTCCGAGCGCGGTTACGACAGCACGACGGTGCGAGCCATCGCCGAGGAGGCGGGCGTCGCGACGGGCACGGTGCTGGTGTACGGCGCGACGAAGGACGCCCTGCTGCACGAGATATGGCGTGAGGAGGTGATGCCGCTCCTGGAGAAGGCGGTGTCGAGCGTGCCGGCCGGGCCCTTCGTGGACCGGTGCATGCACCTGTTCACTCCGTTGTTGACCCACTACGCCTCGCAGCGGGAGCTGGCGCGCGTCGTGGTGAAGGAGCTGCCGTGGCTCACGGGCGCCGCCGAGGAGGCACAGCGCCCCGCGCTCGCCCGGTTCGTTTCGGCGCTGGCTCGAATCGTGGACGAGGCGAAGGCGAAAGGAGAGCTCCGGTCCTCATTGGAGCGGGAGCTGGCGGCGGAGCTCGTCTTCGCCGTGTACCACTCCGCGGTCCTTCGCATGCTCTCGCCTCTGAAGAACGCCTCGCTGTCTGAAGCACGAGAGACGTTGCGCGACGGATTGGTTGCCCTGCTGACGGGGCTGGGGTCGAGGAGGTCATCGTGA
- a CDS encoding pentapeptide repeat-containing protein, with protein sequence MSSDCYYVRVGKIAGNTVTLHCLTGFAGGLKDYANTRSFALLLLIDAQESADGTPELTKGAPKELAKLRKALARKVAKARSPLIDEVEWPRYDVHWHAENTHRYIKRVKLLKRHNAFHEQKLEKIREKLSPLQDKGVGAFLEAAWKQLHGFDLQVEVTDTKYLAHLLEGHLFSTAAFDIWDESRPLPPVPKKKRPAKPKPTAAPKGNYAGKILDSSFWRSTRDENAYNVSGSNFQGARLKGLSSVRYFKAMKCDFTQAKVTAYGSRSNDTTNIEEWNFKGTLFRGASLKNVRFIDCDLSHCDFTNADLRNARFLSSKLKGAIFKGANLKNALISPTLTRGVNLDEAKNHVPAPGGIPGAKCRALDRLIFQAKAIAFDVDYLTPNDQDYRVRISLSPSSSSRNKPPAYRLSLLTRGDHPKSTFTGAYHGDVGPGQFGDILRRASDDVQAPQHWKLDLSTLAVKSKGAPIDARAVKAAVQAALVEIFDES encoded by the coding sequence ATGTCGTCGGACTGCTATTACGTTCGGGTGGGGAAGATCGCGGGGAACACCGTCACGCTGCACTGCTTGACGGGCTTCGCGGGCGGATTGAAGGACTACGCCAATACTCGCTCGTTCGCCTTGCTGCTGCTCATCGATGCCCAGGAGTCCGCCGACGGGACGCCAGAGCTGACCAAGGGGGCGCCCAAGGAGCTGGCGAAGCTTCGCAAGGCGCTGGCGAGGAAGGTCGCCAAGGCCCGCTCGCCGCTCATCGATGAGGTGGAGTGGCCCCGCTACGATGTGCACTGGCACGCAGAGAACACGCACCGCTACATCAAGCGGGTGAAGCTCCTCAAGCGGCACAACGCCTTCCACGAGCAGAAGCTCGAGAAGATTCGCGAGAAGCTCTCCCCACTCCAAGACAAAGGCGTGGGGGCCTTCCTCGAGGCCGCCTGGAAGCAGCTGCATGGCTTTGACCTCCAGGTCGAGGTGACGGATACGAAGTACCTGGCGCATCTGCTGGAAGGGCACCTCTTCTCGACCGCCGCGTTCGATATCTGGGACGAGTCGAGGCCACTGCCGCCCGTGCCGAAGAAGAAGCGCCCCGCGAAGCCGAAACCCACGGCCGCACCCAAGGGCAACTATGCCGGGAAGATCCTGGACAGCTCTTTCTGGAGATCGACCCGCGATGAGAACGCCTACAACGTGAGCGGCTCGAACTTCCAGGGGGCCAGGCTCAAGGGGCTTTCGTCGGTCAGATACTTCAAGGCCATGAAGTGCGACTTCACCCAGGCCAAGGTGACTGCGTATGGGTCGAGGAGCAACGACACCACTAACATCGAGGAGTGGAACTTCAAGGGCACCCTCTTCCGAGGAGCGTCGCTCAAGAACGTCCGCTTCATTGACTGCGACTTGAGCCACTGTGACTTCACGAACGCCGACCTCCGCAACGCGCGGTTCCTGTCGAGCAAGCTCAAGGGGGCCATCTTCAAGGGCGCCAACCTGAAGAACGCGCTCATTTCACCCACACTCACCAGGGGGGTGAATCTCGATGAAGCGAAGAACCATGTTCCGGCTCCGGGTGGGATTCCCGGGGCCAAGTGCCGGGCGCTGGATCGGCTGATATTCCAGGCCAAGGCCATCGCGTTCGACGTTGACTACCTCACACCGAATGACCAGGACTACCGGGTCAGGATTTCACTCAGCCCGTCCTCCTCGTCACGGAACAAGCCGCCCGCCTATCGCCTCTCGCTGCTGACGAGGGGTGACCATCCCAAGTCGACCTTCACGGGCGCCTACCATGGCGATGTCGGCCCGGGACAGTTCGGGGACATCCTTCGCCGGGCGTCGGATGACGTCCAGGCGCCCCAGCACTGGAAGCTCGACCTGTCGACGTTGGCGGTGAAAAGCAAGGGGGCTCCCATCGACGCGCGCGCGGTGAAGGCAGCCGTCCAGGCCGCGCTGGTGGAGATCTTCGACGAGTCCTGA
- the hflX gene encoding GTPase HflX, with translation MSKLSPAARPRAVLVGVQFPTVTDTEHSSDLEELRRLVHTLGYDAVATVSQRRRALATGTVLGKGKLKELAELTGGPGIITSGARNRTSKAREKWEAQEEAAEEASEMAEGIPPDEEEDEESEDPVELSEEVLSGPRPTVVVVDHELSPSQLRNLEKATGALVLDRAGVIVDIFHRHARSHEARMQVEIARLSYLAPRLRESSGGSERQQGRGAGDSALELDRRKIRDRLAELRAGLAAIEKEQDQRRYARKDQLRVALVGYTNAGKSSLMRALTGSEVLVADQLFATLDTTVRALHPETRPRMLVSDTVGFIQKLPHDLVASFRSTLDEALEASLLLYVVDASDPTWKAQLEVTRSVLREIGADAVPSKLLLNKVDRLDEAAQDALRAEHPEAVLLSAHRPDDVARLRQVIIQYFEASMVEAELVIPYSNQGRIGEVYEHTTVLAEEYDETGGKLRVRGLPAAIARLTRAFQT, from the coding sequence ATGTCGAAGCTCTCGCCAGCCGCCCGTCCCCGCGCCGTCCTCGTGGGCGTCCAGTTCCCCACCGTCACGGACACGGAGCACTCCTCGGACCTCGAGGAGCTCCGCCGGTTGGTGCACACGCTGGGCTACGACGCGGTGGCGACGGTGTCCCAGCGCCGCAGGGCGCTCGCCACAGGAACAGTGCTCGGCAAGGGCAAGCTCAAGGAGCTGGCCGAGCTCACCGGCGGGCCCGGCATCATCACCTCCGGAGCACGTAACCGGACCTCCAAGGCCCGAGAGAAGTGGGAGGCCCAGGAGGAGGCCGCCGAGGAGGCGTCCGAGATGGCGGAAGGAATCCCGCCTGACGAGGAGGAGGACGAGGAGAGCGAGGACCCCGTGGAGCTTTCCGAAGAAGTCCTGAGCGGACCGCGCCCCACGGTGGTGGTCGTCGACCATGAGCTCTCGCCGAGCCAGCTTCGCAACCTCGAGAAGGCCACGGGGGCGCTAGTGCTGGACCGGGCCGGCGTGATTGTCGACATCTTCCACCGGCATGCGCGCAGCCACGAGGCGCGGATGCAGGTCGAGATTGCCCGGCTCAGCTACCTCGCGCCTCGGCTGCGTGAGTCTTCAGGTGGGAGTGAACGCCAGCAGGGCCGTGGTGCTGGCGACTCCGCTCTGGAGCTCGACCGACGGAAGATTCGCGACCGGCTCGCGGAGCTGCGCGCGGGGCTCGCCGCCATCGAGAAGGAGCAGGACCAGCGCAGGTATGCCCGCAAGGACCAGCTCCGGGTGGCGCTGGTCGGATACACCAACGCGGGCAAGTCCTCGCTGATGCGAGCATTGACCGGCAGCGAGGTCCTGGTCGCGGACCAGCTCTTCGCCACCCTGGATACGACGGTGCGTGCGCTGCATCCGGAGACGCGTCCACGGATGCTTGTCTCCGACACCGTGGGATTCATCCAGAAGTTGCCGCACGACCTCGTCGCGTCGTTCCGCTCCACGCTCGACGAAGCGCTGGAGGCATCACTGTTGCTCTACGTGGTGGATGCGTCCGACCCGACGTGGAAGGCACAGCTGGAGGTCACGCGGTCCGTGCTCCGGGAGATTGGCGCAGACGCGGTGCCGAGCAAGCTCCTCTTGAACAAGGTCGACCGGCTGGACGAGGCGGCCCAGGACGCGCTGCGCGCTGAACATCCGGAGGCCGTTCTGCTCTCCGCGCACCGGCCCGACGACGTGGCGAGGCTTCGTCAGGTCATCATCCAGTACTTCGAGGCCTCGATGGTCGAAGCAGAGCTGGTGATTCCCTACTCGAACCAGGGGCGCATCGGTGAGGTGTACGAGCACACCACGGTGCTCGCCGAGGAGTATGACGAGACGGGCGGGAAGCTCCGGGTGCGTGGACTTCCGGCCGCCATTGCCAGACTCACGCGGGCGTTCCAGACCTAG
- a CDS encoding SRPBCC family protein, with amino-acid sequence MKNVTTTERKSEREFVTTRTVNGPARSIFEAWTQPELLKRWWAPKSFGISFVSCEADVRVGGSYRFVFGHPAAEQPMAFFGKYLEVTPHSRLAWTNEESAEGAITTVTFAEKGGETRVVVHDLYPTKEALDGAIASGSTCGMSETFEQLDDLLVALGV; translated from the coding sequence GTGAAGAACGTCACAACGACGGAACGGAAATCCGAGCGTGAGTTCGTCACCACGCGAACCGTCAACGGCCCGGCGCGCAGCATCTTCGAGGCATGGACCCAGCCCGAGTTGCTCAAGCGGTGGTGGGCGCCGAAGTCGTTTGGGATCTCCTTCGTCTCCTGCGAGGCCGATGTTCGTGTCGGGGGCTCGTACCGTTTCGTATTCGGCCACCCTGCCGCGGAGCAGCCGATGGCGTTCTTCGGCAAGTACCTCGAAGTGACGCCGCACTCGCGCCTCGCCTGGACGAATGAGGAAAGCGCGGAGGGGGCCATCACCACGGTGACCTTCGCAGAGAAAGGTGGCGAGACGCGGGTCGTCGTGCACGACCTCTATCCCACGAAGGAAGCTCTCGACGGCGCCATCGCCTCCGGGAGCACCTGTGGGATGAGCGAGACGTTCGAGCAACTGGACGATCTCCTCGTCGCCCTGGGCGTCTAG
- a CDS encoding DUF1318 domain-containing protein, which yields MKHRGLLLLAAFAASGCISAPEIVMVDRATALEEQASGSYRDVEQRLARAAMNPTPVPLTPNQLEELGIQPPPLVENIGRTQADRVDELVRRHCVGEGKDGLLVDTRRRCQTGRLMPDDVALVERVNRARLQLWKWMGTVRPGVPEETLRRNWQQVHAEGVVCGGWVEAADGTWGEKKC from the coding sequence ATGAAACACCGCGGGTTGCTGCTGCTGGCCGCCTTCGCCGCTTCCGGATGCATCAGCGCGCCGGAGATTGTCATGGTGGACCGCGCGACGGCGCTCGAGGAACAAGCCTCGGGCTCGTACCGGGACGTGGAGCAGCGCCTGGCGCGCGCGGCGATGAACCCGACCCCCGTGCCGCTCACGCCCAACCAACTGGAGGAGCTGGGCATCCAGCCGCCTCCCCTCGTCGAGAACATCGGCAGGACGCAGGCGGACCGCGTCGACGAGTTGGTGCGGCGCCACTGCGTGGGTGAAGGCAAGGATGGGCTCCTGGTGGACACCCGGCGCCGCTGCCAGACAGGGCGGCTGATGCCAGACGACGTCGCCCTGGTGGAACGGGTGAACCGGGCACGGCTCCAACTCTGGAAGTGGATGGGGACCGTCCGCCCTGGCGTCCCCGAGGAGACCCTTCGACGGAACTGGCAGCAGGTGCACGCGGAGGGAGTCGTCTGCGGCGGCTGGGTGGAGGCCGCTGACGGCACGTGGGGAGAGAAGAAGTGCTGA
- a CDS encoding DUF7151 family protein, with amino-acid sequence MSSFPRVRRLFPHALMFLGLWSGLIAAQTAAAQTDPPQLVITQVDVDYANQKLYIHGSNFGTTNSVSIANFGLQVEQSTGASIVAKIHPAFLTAGSYLLKVSAGTSAAQNDTFALTVGAQGPQGPKGDVGPQGLSSLTRTTSEAAGTNCATGGAKLETGVDANRDGALDNSEVNAALTRYVCNGARGPQGEPGVFNGSFGGTSTFNGPAVFNGGVYGARLVCQTVVGAETTSRSFSTGSTATCPAGWGLTGGACRHSAGTVVGTGSLMTTQSYTCVLTGPTSGAGSVHAQGQCCVIQ; translated from the coding sequence ATGTCATCCTTCCCCCGCGTTCGCCGGCTGTTTCCCCATGCGCTCATGTTCCTGGGGCTTTGGAGTGGTTTGATTGCAGCCCAGACGGCTGCGGCCCAGACGGACCCTCCGCAACTGGTCATCACCCAGGTGGACGTGGACTATGCCAATCAAAAGCTCTACATCCATGGGAGCAATTTCGGCACCACGAACTCGGTGTCCATCGCGAACTTCGGGCTGCAGGTCGAGCAGAGCACGGGGGCCTCGATTGTGGCGAAGATTCATCCTGCGTTCCTGACGGCGGGCTCGTACTTGCTGAAGGTCTCGGCTGGGACCAGTGCCGCGCAGAACGACACGTTCGCGCTGACCGTTGGAGCTCAGGGGCCTCAGGGGCCGAAGGGCGACGTGGGCCCGCAGGGTTTGTCCTCGCTGACCCGGACGACGTCCGAGGCGGCGGGGACGAACTGCGCCACGGGTGGGGCGAAGTTGGAGACAGGGGTGGATGCCAATCGTGACGGTGCCCTCGACAACTCCGAGGTCAACGCTGCTCTGACCCGCTATGTCTGCAATGGAGCGAGGGGACCCCAGGGCGAGCCCGGGGTCTTCAATGGGAGCTTCGGTGGTACGTCCACGTTCAACGGCCCGGCCGTCTTCAACGGAGGCGTCTATGGGGCCAGGCTCGTGTGCCAGACGGTGGTGGGCGCTGAGACCACCTCCCGCTCATTCAGCACGGGTTCGACGGCGACGTGCCCCGCGGGATGGGGGCTGACGGGAGGGGCCTGCCGCCACAGCGCCGGGACGGTCGTGGGGACAGGCTCTCTCATGACGACTCAGTCCTATACCTGTGTCCTCACCGGACCCACCTCGGGAGCTGGCTCCGTCCACGCCCAGGGACAGTGCTGCGTCATTCAGTAG
- a CDS encoding DUF1501 domain-containing protein gives MPNTSRRTLLKWALGAGQLALLDRAGLLGAGLAQAAEPDVPSRLVVLYVPGGFRPAYYFTPMEDAEIPLCVPASGGYLGEPVFFDASKVVSLGTPNGPYKPLRTWQSWDPANPAARGAFSPLMYGYQHFALHEQLSVLHGVDQGTNDHASAFISAMCGVAGADYRAPAMHSIIANHLYARHRETRPLPFVVVSGERGVPAGMGLPSHASPVGVPSIDALKPMLSAKPTDNAWWTGLDARTEAPEMDARGRPTGANLKTTTVERYSLGRARPRLGRSTAKVDNYLEGLHGSLSSVSRVLATDVVSVLERTKGIDSLKTNRPAYLANYLNETFTYTFGNANFHLTGLDPRMDMALRLLKSDLCTSLHVSLKLDFDTHNGSGHAFSCAHGRGLMDCIARFMGEMKNTPAPGKPGKTLLDDSLVLVMSEFGRSWASRASDNTYNLPDDHHPYTSVAFAGGNVAGNRQVGTYTTRGLGTPVDIIEETGSPSKRVPRSADVVTTAMRILGMAPHEFFIPGGYGEVVGLRKG, from the coding sequence ATGCCGAACACTTCTCGACGCACCTTGCTCAAGTGGGCCCTCGGGGCCGGGCAGTTGGCGCTCCTCGACCGCGCGGGACTTCTCGGAGCAGGCCTCGCACAGGCCGCCGAGCCGGATGTCCCCTCCCGCCTGGTGGTGCTCTATGTCCCGGGCGGCTTCCGTCCCGCGTACTACTTCACGCCAATGGAGGACGCGGAGATTCCGCTTTGCGTCCCCGCCTCCGGTGGCTACCTCGGAGAGCCGGTCTTTTTCGACGCGAGCAAGGTGGTGAGCCTGGGGACGCCCAACGGCCCCTACAAGCCGCTGCGCACGTGGCAGTCCTGGGACCCGGCGAACCCGGCCGCGCGAGGCGCCTTCAGCCCGCTCATGTATGGCTATCAGCACTTCGCGCTGCATGAGCAACTCAGCGTGCTGCACGGCGTCGACCAGGGGACGAACGACCACGCAAGCGCCTTCATCTCCGCGATGTGTGGTGTCGCGGGCGCGGACTACCGGGCACCCGCGATGCACTCCATCATCGCGAACCACCTGTATGCCCGGCACCGGGAGACCCGGCCGCTGCCATTCGTGGTCGTCTCCGGAGAGCGGGGCGTACCTGCGGGCATGGGGCTGCCATCCCATGCCTCGCCCGTGGGTGTGCCGTCCATCGACGCCCTCAAGCCGATGCTCTCCGCCAAGCCCACGGACAATGCCTGGTGGACCGGCCTGGACGCGCGCACGGAGGCGCCGGAGATGGACGCGCGGGGCCGCCCCACCGGGGCCAATCTGAAGACCACCACGGTGGAGCGCTACTCGTTGGGGCGTGCGCGGCCCCGGCTGGGCCGCTCGACGGCGAAGGTGGACAACTACCTGGAGGGCCTGCATGGCTCGCTGTCGTCCGTGTCGCGGGTGCTGGCGACGGACGTCGTGTCCGTGCTGGAGCGAACCAAGGGCATCGACTCGCTGAAGACCAACCGGCCCGCGTATCTGGCGAACTACCTGAACGAGACGTTCACCTACACGTTCGGCAACGCGAACTTCCACCTCACCGGGCTGGACCCGCGGATGGACATGGCGCTGCGCCTGCTCAAGTCGGACCTGTGCACGTCGCTGCATGTCTCGCTGAAGCTCGACTTCGACACGCACAACGGCAGCGGGCATGCCTTCAGCTGCGCGCATGGCCGCGGGCTGATGGACTGCATCGCGCGCTTCATGGGCGAGATGAAGAACACGCCCGCGCCGGGCAAGCCGGGCAAGACGCTGCTCGACGACTCCCTGGTGCTGGTGATGAGCGAGTTCGGCCGGAGCTGGGCCTCCCGCGCGAGCGACAACACCTACAACCTGCCGGATGACCACCACCCGTACACCTCCGTCGCCTTCGCGGGCGGCAACGTGGCGGGCAACCGGCAGGTGGGGACGTACACGACGCGCGGCCTCGGCACGCCGGTGGACATCATCGAGGAGACGGGCAGCCCCTCGAAGCGGGTCCCCCGGTCCGCGGACGTCGTCACCACCGCCATGCGCATCCTGGGCATGGCGCCGCACGAGTTCTTCATCCCCGGCGGCTACGGCGAGGTGGTGGGGCTCCGGAAGGGTTAG
- a CDS encoding glycoside hydrolase family 16 protein encodes MARRVECGWGAWWMVVGLSVAGCGRESPAESPPPPLVDQTQAEQAYDPGPGWSLAWQDDFTGTSLNAANWNVLTSNYDPVTGNCNFGTGELEFPRAQNVTVGGGKLILTAERTQDGPNDSRCAGAGARSFYSGRIHSKGKVERRYGKLVASIKVPSGYGMWPAFWTLGANISSVGWPASGEIDILEWHANEPSWMKVATHWGEGAMHWGAGANRGYSLADAFHLYELEWTADRMVFRLDNQVRANADFTHNAAAFQQNHYILLNLALGGNWYGNAPASAIDLPLGQRKTMEVEWVRWYQAGGAPGGSVSNPSFESEMSGWLTWSPNGTEAADFSETFNGGHTGAYHLTHWNNTSPFEVWTYQVVSGLASGNYKVRAWVRKGGTFDVARIQAKTCAQCAPAFTELGTYGAWTQVESPAISVTGGSLEVGFHTRATVGNGANFIHMDDVELVRL; translated from the coding sequence ATGGCACGAAGGGTCGAATGCGGGTGGGGCGCGTGGTGGATGGTGGTGGGCTTGTCCGTCGCGGGCTGTGGGCGAGAGTCCCCGGCCGAGTCCCCGCCGCCTCCGCTGGTGGACCAGACGCAGGCGGAACAGGCGTACGACCCGGGGCCGGGTTGGAGCCTGGCGTGGCAGGATGACTTCACAGGCACGTCCTTGAACGCGGCGAACTGGAACGTGCTGACGAGCAACTACGACCCGGTGACGGGCAACTGCAACTTCGGCACGGGTGAGCTGGAGTTCCCTCGCGCGCAGAACGTCACGGTGGGCGGCGGCAAGCTCATCCTCACCGCCGAGCGCACGCAGGATGGGCCCAATGACTCGCGCTGTGCCGGCGCGGGGGCGCGTTCCTTCTATTCAGGGCGCATCCACAGCAAGGGCAAGGTGGAGCGGCGCTACGGCAAGCTGGTGGCGAGCATCAAGGTGCCCTCGGGCTACGGCATGTGGCCGGCGTTCTGGACGCTGGGGGCGAACATCTCCAGCGTGGGCTGGCCGGCGTCCGGCGAAATCGACATCCTCGAGTGGCACGCCAACGAGCCCTCCTGGATGAAGGTGGCCACGCACTGGGGTGAGGGGGCCATGCACTGGGGCGCGGGGGCGAACCGCGGCTACAGCCTGGCGGATGCCTTCCACCTCTACGAGTTGGAGTGGACGGCGGACCGCATGGTGTTCCGTCTGGACAACCAGGTCCGGGCCAACGCGGACTTCACCCACAACGCGGCGGCCTTCCAGCAGAACCACTACATCCTGTTGAACCTGGCGCTGGGCGGAAACTGGTATGGCAATGCGCCGGCGAGCGCCATCGACCTGCCGCTGGGGCAGCGCAAGACGATGGAGGTGGAGTGGGTTCGCTGGTACCAGGCGGGCGGCGCACCGGGCGGCTCGGTGAGCAATCCCAGCTTCGAGTCGGAGATGAGCGGCTGGTTGACCTGGAGCCCCAACGGCACCGAGGCGGCGGACTTCAGTGAGACCTTCAACGGTGGGCACACGGGCGCCTACCACCTGACCCACTGGAACAACACCTCGCCCTTCGAGGTGTGGACGTACCAGGTGGTGTCGGGGCTGGCCTCCGGCAATTACAAGGTGCGCGCGTGGGTGCGCAAAGGCGGCACCTTCGACGTGGCGCGCATCCAGGCGAAGACGTGTGCCCAGTGCGCGCCGGCCTTCACGGAGCTGGGGACGTACGGCGCATGGACGCAGGTGGAGTCGCCGGCCATCTCCGTCACCGGCGGCTCCCTGGAAGTGGGCTTCCACACCCGCGCCACCGTGGGCAACGGCGCCAACTTCATCCACATGGACGACGTGGAGTTGGTGCGGTTGTAG
- a CDS encoding M35 family metallo-endopeptidase: protein MKFSSRGRINGWMGVVASALLMGACGLPDERVGEVPVEGATAKDTTAGDVTVKLSVPSQLLSASEDVRVTVTLTNVTHDTVRLLKWQTPVDGIEADLFVVTVDGEPVEYQGRLYKRAPPQAGDYLSLSAGESVSYTVDLASAYDFSRTGNYSLRYGADVQDFTGEAEGVSALRSDSLSVFVEGRPFREPVVEDGAGTVSSLALSTANCNATRTAQATQAFNNARSMSTSAVNWLNAYPPPPQRRRFTTWFGPQTAGAHSTIRSHFNAIKSAFDTKPVIIDCGCTQNVYAYVYKNRPYRIFVCNAFWSAPPTGTDSKAGTLIHEMSHFTVVADTDDHAYGQAACKALASSNPAAARDNADSHEYFAENTPPL from the coding sequence ATGAAGTTCAGTTCACGCGGCCGCATCAATGGGTGGATGGGTGTCGTTGCCAGTGCCTTGCTGATGGGGGCCTGTGGCTTGCCCGACGAGCGGGTGGGCGAGGTTCCTGTCGAGGGGGCGACGGCGAAAGACACCACCGCCGGAGATGTGACGGTGAAGTTGTCCGTTCCGAGCCAATTGCTGTCCGCGAGCGAGGACGTGCGTGTGACGGTGACGCTCACCAACGTCACCCACGACACGGTGCGTTTGTTGAAATGGCAAACGCCCGTGGATGGCATCGAGGCGGACCTGTTCGTGGTGACGGTGGACGGCGAGCCGGTGGAGTATCAGGGCCGGCTCTACAAGCGGGCTCCACCGCAGGCGGGTGACTACCTGAGCCTTTCCGCGGGCGAGAGTGTCTCGTACACGGTGGACCTGGCATCGGCCTATGACTTCTCACGCACGGGCAACTACAGCCTTCGGTACGGCGCGGATGTCCAGGACTTCACGGGGGAGGCCGAGGGTGTCTCGGCGCTTCGCTCGGACAGCCTGAGTGTCTTCGTCGAGGGCCGTCCCTTCCGTGAGCCGGTGGTGGAGGATGGGGCCGGCACGGTCTCTTCCCTGGCGCTGTCCACCGCGAACTGCAACGCCACGCGCACCGCCCAGGCGACCCAGGCGTTCAACAACGCGAGGTCCATGTCCACGAGCGCCGTCAACTGGCTCAACGCGTATCCGCCTCCTCCTCAGCGGCGCCGCTTCACGACCTGGTTCGGGCCGCAGACCGCGGGGGCTCACAGCACGATTCGTTCGCACTTCAATGCCATCAAGAGTGCCTTCGATACGAAGCCGGTCATCATCGACTGTGGATGTACCCAGAACGTCTATGCGTATGTGTACAAGAACCGGCCGTACCGCATCTTCGTGTGCAACGCCTTCTGGTCCGCGCCTCCGACAGGCACGGACTCCAAGGCGGGCACCCTGATTCACGAGATGAGTCACTTCACCGTGGTGGCGGACACGGACGACCATGCCTACGGGCAGGCGGCGTGCAAGGCCCTGGCGAGCTCCAACCCGGCGGCGGCGCGAGACAACGCGGACAGTCACGAGTACTTCGCGGAGAACACGCCGCCGCTGTAG